A stretch of the Methanobacterium veterum genome encodes the following:
- a CDS encoding MFS transporter, with protein sequence MNSTVSGKSIGKKRGLDYKWVVMINVIMSGLMSSINGSITLISLPAIFNGIHIDPLNSFQYLLWILMGYGLVTATLMLGFGRLSDIYGRVKLFKIGFLIFTVGSILLYLTPGTGDIGAIEIIAFRIIQAIGAAFLMANGSALLTDAFPVSERGKALGINMVAFMSGQFIGLLLGGILAIYDWRFVFLVSVPFGLLGTIWSFLKLKEISYRDPNTKIDIIGNIVFVASITSILLGITYGLMPYGNDAMGWHNPWVIASMIIGFALLAVFPFIENRAENPMFRMDLFKIKMFSYANIAGFLNAMGRGGMMFMLIILLQGIWLPLHGYSYESTPFWAGVYMLPLTLGVVVMGPISGMLSDKYGPRWIATLGMVISAAAFLVLAALPYDFSYLEFGAAIFMMGIGQGMFSSPNTASIMNSVSPKDRGVASGMITTVIMTAFTASMAMFFTIVIVGITQKFPGAMTSSLASIGAVQLAPVLSSIPPTGALFSAFLGFNPVSTILSALPTQFVSSIPQGTLTILTGTTWFPQTLAEAFMPALRMSFYIGAAFCAIGAVLSGLRGANYVHKMQVVDVKSDSGLGSELVEAEEK encoded by the coding sequence TTGAATAGTACAGTTTCAGGCAAAAGTATAGGAAAAAAACGTGGGCTCGATTATAAATGGGTTGTAATGATCAACGTTATAATGTCAGGATTAATGAGCTCAATTAACGGAAGTATAACTCTAATTTCACTACCTGCCATTTTCAATGGTATTCATATTGACCCGCTCAATTCATTCCAGTATCTCTTGTGGATACTTATGGGATACGGTCTTGTAACAGCAACATTAATGCTTGGTTTCGGGCGTTTGTCGGATATTTATGGTAGGGTAAAGCTGTTTAAGATTGGATTTTTAATATTTACAGTGGGTTCTATCCTTCTCTATTTAACTCCGGGAACCGGTGACATTGGTGCTATAGAGATTATTGCATTCAGGATTATCCAGGCAATAGGTGCTGCATTTTTAATGGCAAATGGTTCAGCGCTACTAACTGATGCTTTCCCTGTCAGCGAGAGAGGTAAAGCATTGGGTATCAATATGGTCGCATTCATGTCAGGACAGTTTATTGGGCTGCTGCTTGGAGGTATCCTTGCAATCTATGACTGGAGATTTGTTTTCCTGGTCAGCGTGCCATTTGGATTATTGGGTACCATCTGGTCGTTCCTTAAACTTAAAGAGATATCCTACAGGGATCCAAATACAAAAATTGATATTATAGGCAATATTGTCTTTGTTGCCTCAATAACAAGCATATTACTTGGAATAACCTACGGTTTAATGCCTTATGGCAATGACGCTATGGGCTGGCATAATCCATGGGTAATTGCATCAATGATTATAGGATTTGCACTGCTTGCGGTGTTCCCATTCATTGAAAACCGTGCTGAAAACCCAATGTTTAGAATGGACCTCTTCAAAATAAAGATGTTCAGCTATGCTAATATAGCTGGTTTCCTGAATGCTATGGGCAGGGGTGGAATGATGTTCATGCTCATTATCCTTTTACAGGGTATCTGGCTGCCTCTTCACGGCTACAGCTATGAATCAACTCCATTTTGGGCAGGGGTATACATGCTGCCTCTTACTTTGGGAGTTGTAGTAATGGGACCTATTTCAGGAATGCTCTCAGATAAATACGGCCCAAGGTGGATTGCAACTCTGGGGATGGTTATTTCAGCAGCTGCATTTTTGGTACTTGCAGCACTTCCATACGACTTCAGTTACCTTGAATTTGGCGCAGCAATATTCATGATGGGTATAGGACAGGGAATGTTCAGTTCACCAAACACTGCATCCATAATGAATTCTGTATCACCAAAGGACAGGGGAGTTGCCTCTGGTATGATAACAACGGTTATAATGACAGCATTTACTGCAAGTATGGCTATGTTCTTCACCATAGTTATTGTGGGAATCACTCAGAAGTTCCCTGGTGCTATGACCTCTTCACTGGCAAGTATTGGTGCGGTACAGCTAGCTCCAGTTTTAAGCAGCATTCCACCAACAGGTGCTCTGTTTTCAGCATTCCTGGGCTTTAACCCTGTAAGCACAATACTCAGCGCATTGCCAACTCAGTTTGTGTCTTCCATACCTCAAGGAACTTTGACAATACTTACAGGCACTACCTGGTTCCCGCAAACACTTGCAGAGGCATTTATGCCCGCTCTTAGAATGTCATTTTATATAGGCGCAGCATTCTGTGCTATAGGGGCGGTATTATCCGGGCTTCGTGGAGCCAATTATGTGCATAAGATGCAGGTAGTTGACGTGAAGTCTGATTCAGGCTTAGGGTCTGAATTAGTGGAAGCTGAGGAAAAATAG
- a CDS encoding metal-dependent hydrolase yields MPDWITHLLAAWMLCTILSFKYKQINPAYTVVCMVGALIPDTFKIVIPLGLMGIKAENFLMPMHLPVGSLIIASIFTLFFKDNKKLVLSLLVLGVATHYALDLLLTNLSGGMALLFPFSWASWTLNVIPDDDWHITLLAVGLAVVVYFVSVWFKNRKSNLE; encoded by the coding sequence ATGCCTGACTGGATAACACATTTACTGGCTGCATGGATGCTGTGCACAATCCTGAGCTTTAAGTACAAGCAGATTAATCCAGCTTATACTGTTGTGTGCATGGTAGGGGCTCTGATTCCAGATACGTTTAAGATAGTGATACCCCTTGGGCTTATGGGCATAAAAGCCGAGAACTTTTTAATGCCCATGCACCTTCCGGTAGGCTCGTTAATCATTGCTTCCATATTCACACTCTTTTTTAAGGATAACAAAAAATTAGTCCTGTCGCTTTTAGTACTCGGAGTTGCAACTCATTACGCGCTTGATCTGCTCTTAACTAATTTAAGTGGTGGTATGGCACTGTTGTTCCCATTTTCATGGGCTTCATGGACTCTTAATGTTATACCCGATGATGACTGGCATATCACGCTGCTTGCAGTGGGGCTTGCCGTGGTTGTTTATTTTGTTTCGGTTTGGTTTAAAAACAGGAAAAGTAATTTAGAATAA
- a CDS encoding flippase: MAINNIFKNFSSLFVSNVIINILSFLYTLLLARYLGVGGFGILSLAIALGGIFGIITDLGFSGLMTREVSRNKSLATEYLSNILCIRFVLAVLTFIIAIISLNLMDYSYQTKLVVYLITLSSIVSAIMSTYSSIFQSHEKMEYQAFGQTLNVVLIFIGILIAINLKFNVTIIALIYLLSSLIILFLNIIMSKIYLDVGINKINKKFWKPTIRAAIPFSLSLIFATVYFRVDVIILSLLQGEVSVGIYTASYNLLAALIFIPMIFTTTVLPLFSKLHIESQESLKTSYEKTFKYLLIIAIPIAIIATFYANNIILLIYGLDFKQSILSLQILIWTVPFIFATYLFRTLLISINKQNLLFKIILICLILNILFNLILIPFYGYLGSSVVNVLTEFIFFSICFRYISKYLHKVPLLIIFRILLSGIAMLILIYLLNSLNIFIALLGSIIAYIISLFYLRIFSKEELKTIIVTEINGE, encoded by the coding sequence ATGGCAATTAATAATATTTTCAAGAATTTTAGCTCTTTATTTGTTTCTAATGTTATAATTAATATATTGTCTTTTTTATATACTCTATTATTAGCTAGATATTTAGGTGTAGGTGGATTTGGAATTCTTTCATTAGCTATTGCTCTTGGAGGTATTTTTGGAATAATTACTGATTTGGGATTTAGTGGGTTAATGACTAGAGAAGTATCTAGAAATAAATCATTAGCAACTGAATATCTGTCTAATATATTGTGTATAAGATTTGTATTAGCAGTTTTAACCTTTATTATTGCAATTATTAGTTTAAATCTCATGGACTATTCTTATCAGACAAAGTTAGTTGTTTATTTGATTACATTATCATCAATAGTATCTGCTATAATGTCCACATACTCTTCAATTTTCCAATCACATGAAAAAATGGAATATCAAGCTTTTGGGCAAACTTTAAATGTTGTTTTGATATTTATAGGAATTTTGATAGCAATTAATCTAAAATTTAATGTTACAATAATTGCATTAATTTATTTATTGTCTAGTTTAATAATTCTATTTTTGAATATAATTATGAGCAAAATATATTTAGATGTTGGAATAAATAAAATCAATAAAAAATTCTGGAAACCCACTATTAGGGCAGCTATACCTTTTTCATTATCTTTAATATTTGCAACGGTTTATTTCAGAGTTGATGTAATCATATTGTCCTTATTGCAAGGAGAAGTTTCAGTAGGTATTTACACTGCTTCTTATAATTTATTAGCTGCATTAATATTTATTCCTATGATTTTTACAACTACTGTGCTTCCTTTATTCTCTAAATTACATATTGAATCACAAGAATCGCTCAAAACTTCTTATGAGAAAACTTTTAAATATTTATTGATTATAGCTATACCTATTGCAATTATAGCTACTTTTTATGCTAATAACATAATATTATTGATTTATGGATTAGACTTTAAGCAATCTATATTATCTTTACAAATATTAATATGGACGGTTCCTTTTATTTTTGCTACTTATTTATTCAGAACTTTACTTATTTCAATAAATAAACAAAATCTACTATTTAAAATTATTTTAATATGTTTGATTCTTAACATATTATTTAATTTAATTTTGATACCTTTTTATGGTTATTTAGGATCTTCTGTAGTTAATGTATTAACTGAATTTATTTTTTTCAGTATTTGTTTCCGTTATATAAGCAAATATCTTCATAAAGTTCCATTGTTAATTATATTTAGGATATTGTTGTCGGGAATTGCAATGTTAATATTAATTTATCTATTAAATTCATTAAACATTTTTATTGCTCTTTTAGGATCAATTATAGCATACATAATTTCGTTATTTTATTTAAGAATATTTTCAAAAGAAGAATTAAAAACAATTATAGTAACAGAAATAAATGGTGAATAA
- a CDS encoding Coenzyme F420 hydrogenase/dehydrogenase, beta subunit C-terminal domain, translating into MSNNTIYQVVKDNLCTGCGTCISLCPVEAIVLTKEPHKGIYIPKINEKKCNNCSICFRICPGHEVNFKELNLKIFGKKSENSLIGNYIECYAGHTTNYELGYDCASGGLITQILIFALENEIINGALITKMNEDNPLEPECFIARTKEEIIKGSKSKYCPVPANIALKEILKSDEEEKFAVVGLPCHIHGVRKAELIYKKLEKKIIIHLGIWCSVTCNFLGTEFILKKYGIHKEEVVQLSYRGKGWPGGMSLKLKNGKEIFISQEEYWNDDFSSFISSRCKVCCDASAELADISFGDYRGKKVILDNNIGKSGIIVRNDIGKDILNKMQLANELTIFKTDCKDISHLQYYFYFKKSIRACFLIFTVLNKRIPDYNYDFTKPKLTDYIFQVSLYLRALMASKSYLWKLLIIYNKSYNFILDTVINYKNKSNS; encoded by the coding sequence ATGAGCAATAATACAATTTATCAAGTTGTTAAAGATAATTTATGTACAGGATGTGGAACTTGCATATCATTATGCCCCGTTGAAGCCATTGTACTTACAAAGGAACCCCATAAAGGAATTTATATTCCCAAAATAAATGAAAAAAAATGTAATAATTGTTCTATATGTTTTAGAATATGTCCAGGTCATGAGGTTAACTTTAAAGAACTTAATTTAAAAATATTTGGTAAAAAATCAGAAAATAGTCTTATTGGGAATTATATTGAATGTTACGCAGGACATACAACAAATTATGAATTAGGATACGATTGCGCATCAGGAGGCCTTATAACACAAATTTTAATTTTTGCTTTAGAAAATGAAATAATAAATGGAGCTTTAATTACCAAAATGAATGAAGATAATCCTCTTGAACCGGAATGTTTTATTGCCCGAACAAAAGAAGAAATAATAAAAGGTTCTAAATCAAAATATTGTCCAGTTCCGGCAAATATTGCTTTAAAAGAGATTCTAAAATCAGATGAAGAAGAAAAATTTGCAGTTGTTGGTTTACCTTGCCATATACATGGAGTTAGAAAGGCAGAATTAATTTATAAAAAATTAGAAAAAAAGATTATAATACACCTAGGAATTTGGTGTAGTGTAACCTGTAACTTTTTGGGAACAGAATTTATTTTAAAAAAATATGGAATTCATAAAGAAGAAGTAGTTCAGCTTAGTTATAGAGGAAAAGGATGGCCTGGAGGCATGTCCCTAAAACTTAAAAATGGAAAAGAAATATTCATATCTCAAGAAGAATATTGGAATGATGACTTTTCATCTTTTATATCATCTCGATGTAAAGTTTGCTGTGATGCTAGTGCTGAATTAGCTGATATTTCTTTTGGAGATTATAGAGGTAAAAAAGTCATACTAGATAATAATATTGGAAAATCTGGAATTATTGTTAGAAATGACATTGGAAAAGATATTTTAAATAAAATGCAGTTAGCTAATGAACTAACAATATTCAAAACAGATTGTAAAGATATTTCACACCTTCAATATTATTTTTATTTTAAAAAAAGTATAAGAGCGTGTTTCCTAATATTTACAGTGCTTAATAAAAGAATACCGGATTATAATTATGATTTTACCAAACCCAAGCTAACAGATTATATATTCCAAGTTTCATTATATTTACGTGCGTTAATGGCATCTAAAAGTTATTTATGGAAATTATTGATAATATACAATAAATCATATAACTTTATATTAGATACTGTTATTAACTACAAGAATAAATCTAATTCATAA
- a CDS encoding glycosyltransferase family 4 protein codes for MLNKKKICFLAPTAYSLLKGKASKNIIGPDVDQFTLAKELLNHGHKITFITFYEEGPKEEFVGQIRIIKTYKPNSQINIFSKMKCIWKALKKSDSDIYFHYGDSLGIISLFSYLMKKKSIYRIGSDALVNRNIINKKIAEFEKSKLSFKSIGNWLDIKLADIIILQNGYQYKELLKNYKKKGIIIKNHIKIKNNTLENKSKNQVILWVGSITEVKQPELFIELAKMMPKVKFQMIGGHQDNIIFYNKLKEDSKKLDNFEFLGVVPFDEIDHYFNNATILVNTSMFEGFPNSFIQAWMNYMPVVSLNANPDRIITKYKMGFHSKDLTRLKEDLEVLLNSDTLRIEMGTNGRRYIEDEHDFDKIILEYVNIF; via the coding sequence ATGTTAAACAAGAAAAAAATCTGCTTTTTAGCTCCAACAGCTTATTCACTCCTAAAGGGGAAAGCATCAAAAAATATAATAGGGCCTGATGTTGACCAATTTACTTTGGCAAAAGAATTACTTAATCACGGGCATAAAATTACTTTCATTACTTTTTATGAAGAAGGACCTAAAGAAGAGTTTGTAGGTCAAATAAGGATAATAAAGACGTATAAACCTAACTCACAAATTAATATATTCTCGAAAATGAAATGTATTTGGAAAGCATTGAAGAAATCTGATTCCGATATTTATTTCCATTATGGAGATTCTTTAGGAATTATATCCTTATTTTCATATTTAATGAAGAAAAAAAGTATTTATCGAATAGGTTCTGATGCTTTAGTTAATAGGAACATAATTAATAAAAAAATTGCTGAATTTGAGAAATCAAAGTTAAGTTTTAAATCTATTGGAAACTGGCTAGATATAAAATTAGCAGATATTATTATTTTACAAAATGGATATCAGTATAAAGAACTCTTAAAAAATTATAAAAAAAAAGGGATAATAATTAAAAATCATATAAAAATTAAAAATAATACTTTGGAAAATAAATCTAAAAATCAGGTCATTTTATGGGTAGGTTCAATTACTGAAGTTAAACAACCTGAGTTGTTCATTGAACTGGCTAAAATGATGCCTAAAGTTAAATTTCAGATGATAGGTGGTCATCAAGATAATATTATTTTTTATAATAAATTAAAAGAAGATTCTAAAAAATTAGATAATTTTGAATTTTTGGGTGTTGTCCCTTTTGATGAAATAGATCATTACTTTAATAATGCAACAATCTTAGTAAATACTTCAATGTTTGAAGGTTTCCCAAATTCGTTTATTCAAGCATGGATGAATTATATGCCTGTAGTGAGCCTTAATGCTAATCCCGATAGAATAATTACTAAATATAAAATGGGATTTCATTCAAAAGATTTAACACGACTAAAAGAAGATTTAGAAGTTTTATTAAATAGTGATACTTTAAGAATTGAAATGGGTACAAACGGAAGAAGATATATTGAAGATGAACATGATTTTGATAAAATAATCTTAGAGTATGTAAATATATTTTAA
- a CDS encoding polysaccharide pyruvyl transferase family protein, with the protein MKNKKSDKILIPAIGPWLDKGQSAMLISMINALMNEFHNPEFVIVASSFLMDEIDKVQYSKYDVEVLPGIFFEYHLFLLKISSIKVKLFRILLAFLSLSSLIILNTLWLIIYKYLHIDAKFLLLNNKDIVNEYKEADYIILCGGQNIIHTVHLPIEILYEMFFGIMLNKPIMLYAQSIGPFNHKYGLIFIKWILNRVNLITTREETSKKLLENMRISSPVYLTADAAFILPSISNEDAKSILKKDTNLPENKIWVGITAIPWNFPSEKDIARKKELNENYVNVLSKISDYIIEKFDANVVFFPQVIVPIVKDDRIVSKKIFKRIKNKDRVKVLTEDYTPEELKGMYGNMAFLIGTRFHSCILSLSMNVPTIAIEYDGHKAFGIMKLIELDKYVLKIETLNLEELKFKVNELSSERNNLDKKIKKNIKIMQNESKRNVLLAKEYL; encoded by the coding sequence ATGAAAAATAAAAAAAGTGATAAAATTTTAATACCTGCTATAGGGCCTTGGCTAGATAAAGGGCAGTCAGCAATGTTGATTTCTATGATAAATGCTTTAATGAATGAATTTCATAATCCGGAATTTGTGATAGTTGCATCAAGTTTTTTAATGGATGAAATAGACAAAGTTCAATATAGTAAATATGATGTTGAAGTACTTCCAGGTATCTTTTTTGAGTATCATTTATTTTTATTAAAAATTAGTTCCATTAAAGTTAAATTATTTAGAATATTATTGGCATTTTTATCTCTCTCATCTTTGATAATTTTAAACACATTGTGGCTTATAATTTACAAGTATTTACACATAGATGCTAAATTTCTTCTTTTAAATAATAAAGATATAGTGAATGAATATAAAGAAGCGGATTATATAATACTCTGTGGAGGACAAAATATAATCCATACGGTACATTTACCCATTGAAATTCTTTATGAAATGTTCTTTGGAATAATGCTTAATAAACCAATAATGTTATATGCACAATCTATTGGACCATTTAATCATAAATATGGATTAATATTTATAAAATGGATATTAAACCGAGTTAACTTAATTACAACTCGTGAAGAAACTTCAAAAAAACTTTTAGAAAATATGAGGATATCTTCTCCAGTATATTTAACAGCAGACGCTGCATTTATATTACCCTCAATATCAAATGAAGATGCAAAATCTATACTAAAAAAAGATACCAATTTACCTGAAAATAAAATATGGGTTGGCATTACAGCTATTCCCTGGAATTTTCCGAGCGAAAAAGATATAGCTAGAAAAAAAGAACTAAATGAAAATTATGTAAATGTATTATCTAAAATTTCGGACTATATCATAGAAAAATTTGATGCAAATGTTGTTTTTTTCCCACAAGTAATTGTACCTATAGTAAAAGATGACAGAATTGTGTCTAAAAAAATATTTAAAAGGATCAAAAATAAAGATAGGGTAAAAGTGCTTACAGAGGATTATACTCCTGAAGAATTGAAAGGGATGTATGGAAATATGGCTTTTTTAATAGGTACACGTTTCCATTCGTGTATACTTTCTCTTTCTATGAATGTACCAACAATTGCAATTGAATACGATGGACATAAAGCATTTGGTATTATGAAATTAATAGAGTTGGATAAGTATGTACTTAAAATTGAAACGTTAAATTTAGAAGAACTTAAATTTAAGGTTAATGAACTTTCTAGCGAAAGAAATAATCTTGATAAAAAAATTAAAAAAAATATAAAGATAATGCAAAATGAGAGTAAAAGGAATGTTTTGTTGGCTAAAGAATATTTATGA
- a CDS encoding glycosyltransferase family 2 protein produces MVKLTAVMPAYNEELCISGIILGSKKYVDEVIVVDDGSTDNTVEIAELAGARVIRHYSNKGKGAALKTGFKAAKGSEIIVALDSDGQHNPEEIPKLITPILTGEADIVNGSRYINGNKKDTPSYRRIGQAVLDKATNLGSGLDITDSQSGFRAFAGYTIPVFQFSCKDFSIESEMLTDAANAGMRIKEVEIGVRYDVDGSTKNPVSHGVGVLIRIIHNFQFQRPLFYFALPGIVITLIGIVLGLMFFGDYLAKSSNSIASSIAPSAAYSLAPTILAIMMTLTGGFLALTGIILDSMTKLINKVMNSQNGIIISKSTESVEFNKIKDMNLKGK; encoded by the coding sequence ATGGTAAAATTAACAGCAGTAATGCCTGCTTATAATGAAGAATTATGTATAAGCGGCATAATTCTCGGTTCTAAAAAATATGTAGATGAAGTAATTGTTGTTGATGACGGCAGTACAGATAATACTGTAGAAATTGCTGAACTTGCAGGAGCAAGAGTAATACGTCATTACTCCAATAAAGGAAAAGGTGCAGCACTTAAAACTGGCTTTAAAGCAGCTAAAGGATCAGAAATTATAGTAGCTTTAGATTCTGACGGCCAGCATAATCCTGAAGAAATACCAAAACTAATAACCCCCATCCTAACTGGGGAAGCCGATATTGTAAACGGCAGCAGATATATCAACGGAAATAAAAAAGATACTCCATCTTACAGGCGCATCGGCCAAGCAGTGCTGGATAAAGCTACCAATTTAGGAAGCGGACTTGATATCACTGACAGCCAAAGTGGTTTTAGAGCTTTTGCAGGATACACAATACCTGTATTCCAATTTAGCTGTAAAGACTTCAGTATTGAAAGTGAAATGTTAACAGATGCAGCAAATGCAGGGATGCGAATTAAAGAAGTTGAAATAGGGGTTAGATACGACGTTGATGGATCCACTAAAAATCCAGTAAGCCATGGAGTAGGAGTTTTAATTCGAATTATACATAATTTTCAGTTTCAAAGACCATTATTTTACTTTGCATTACCTGGAATTGTAATTACTTTAATTGGTATAGTTTTAGGCTTGATGTTCTTTGGAGATTATCTTGCAAAGTCATCCAACAGCATTGCAAGCAGTATCGCACCCTCAGCAGCTTATAGTTTAGCCCCTACAATACTGGCCATAATGATGACTTTAACGGGAGGATTTTTAGCTTTAACCGGTATAATACTAGATTCCATGACCAAATTGATAAATAAAGTTATGAATTCCCAAAATGGAATCATTATTTCCAAATCTACAGAATCTGTTGAATTTAATAAAATTAAAGATATGAATTTAAAGGGCAAATAA
- a CDS encoding AbrB/MazE/SpoVT family DNA-binding domain-containing protein, translating into MNHKSNRKCVLSTAKVGERGQIVIPKDIRDLFDIQSGDTLVVRGLEGKGILIMKAEDLLAKADIMKDIALQIVENKDYGDIDDKKDE; encoded by the coding sequence ATGAATCATAAAAGTAACAGAAAATGTGTTCTCAGCACAGCTAAAGTAGGTGAACGGGGACAAATCGTTATTCCCAAAGATATCAGGGATTTATTCGATATACAAAGCGGAGATACTCTAGTTGTGCGTGGACTTGAAGGCAAAGGAATCTTAATTATGAAAGCAGAAGATCTGCTTGCAAAAGCAGATATAATGAAAGATATTGCCCTTCAAATAGTTGAAAATAAAGATTATGGAGATATAGATGATAAAAAGGATGAATAG
- a CDS encoding Hsp20/alpha crystallin family protein → MHDRRYRKRTILDRKGLIERMLEDTSRTIDSMKQDLERSVVDYTFVPGKDIIETDESVIVHVDLPGINKEDIELNLTETKLKVKADFNIELEVEHGNYITLHDRKSGVMRRTVRFPKKVIPNEAEATFEHGVLTVEAPKLEREESFSVKIK, encoded by the coding sequence ATGCATGATAGAAGATATAGAAAAAGGACTATTTTAGATAGGAAAGGTTTAATTGAAAGAATGCTTGAAGACACATCCCGAACAATCGACAGTATGAAGCAGGACCTTGAAAGGTCAGTTGTTGATTACACATTCGTCCCCGGGAAGGATATAATCGAAACTGACGAAAGTGTAATTGTACATGTGGACCTGCCGGGCATCAATAAAGAAGATATCGAATTAAACCTGACTGAAACAAAATTAAAAGTTAAAGCAGACTTCAATATTGAACTTGAAGTGGAACATGGAAATTATATAACACTCCATGATAGAAAATCAGGTGTCATGAGGAGAACTGTAAGGTTCCCTAAAAAGGTGATACCTAATGAAGCAGAAGCTACTTTTGAACACGGTGTTTTAACTGTCGAAGCTCCAAAATTAGAGAGAGAAGAAAGTTTCAGCGTGAAAATTAAATAA
- a CDS encoding acyltransferase, with translation MEINTKGISPGVFMGSSKVSIGYETFVNYNCFFDAFFPIIIGNSCLIAMEVMFCTSTHNLDNNGKFKEATGMPINVGDNCWIGARTTILPGVTIGNGCIIAAGSLVNKDCDANCLYAGIPARKIKKLDKYAFNSIKSVS, from the coding sequence ATGGAGATAAATACTAAGGGCATATCTCCAGGAGTATTTATGGGAAGTTCTAAAGTATCAATAGGTTATGAAACATTTGTTAATTATAATTGTTTTTTTGATGCATTTTTTCCAATTATAATTGGTAATAGCTGTTTAATAGCAATGGAAGTTATGTTTTGTACATCTACACATAATTTGGATAATAACGGAAAGTTTAAAGAAGCAACAGGAATGCCTATAAATGTAGGGGATAATTGTTGGATCGGAGCCAGAACTACAATATTACCTGGAGTTACAATAGGTAATGGATGTATTATTGCTGCAGGATCATTAGTTAATAAAGATTGCGATGCAAATTGTTTATATGCGGGAATACCTGCAAGAAAGATTAAGAAATTGGATAAGTATGCGTTTAATTCCATTAAATCAGTTAGCTGA